From one Portunus trituberculatus isolate SZX2019 chromosome 8, ASM1759143v1, whole genome shotgun sequence genomic stretch:
- the LOC123499696 gene encoding probable 28S ribosomal protein S25, mitochondrial, producing the protein MPFMKGRAPIRRTLQYLQSSNLVLKERVKIFTVNYNVHGNHHRGAKDFVFWHLAQLQYNNPSVQIATFKNLTPTPFIRVFFESGEEALVDLDSRPRQDIVDHIKKVFCKSDSKLGEERLERESKDNPANFGWGCNRQCICEIPGQVPCPAVVPLPKEMRGKYKFGQAVE; encoded by the exons ATGCCGTTCATGAAAGGCAGAGCACCCATCAGGAGGACGCTACAGTACCTCCAATCCTCCAATTTGGTGTTAAAGGAGAGAGTTAAG ATTTTTACGGTTAATTACAACGTGCACGGGAACCACCACCGCGGGGCCAAGGATTTTGTGTTTTGGCATCTGGCGCAGCTACAGTACAACAACCcaagtgtgcag ATCGCCACCTTCAAGAACCTCACACCCACACCTTTCATCCGCGTGTTCTTTGAGAGCGGAGAGGAGGCGCTGGTGGACCTCGATTCAAGACCCCGCCAGGATATTGTGGACCACATCAAGAAGGTGTTTTGCAAGAGTGACAGCAAGTTAGGAGAAgagaggctggagagagagagtaaggacaACCCGGCAAATTTTGGTTGGGGGTGTAATCGGCAGTGTATTTGTGAGATTCCCGGGCAGGTGCCGTGCCCCGCTGTAGTGCCGCTGCCCAAGGAGATGCGAGGGAAGTATAAGTTTGGGCAGGCggtggagtga
- the LOC123499998 gene encoding formin-like protein 18, with protein MYLCGVVLFTHSVADKHSQYLPVEINCVTSLRERESHPTTSRCRLSLFTKATGDFFPLSPSHHTSHHTHHTPATVVGGAAACLASCTPSTPLRTPAHPLRPRSPTVPPPTTPRSLPPTPPPSPAASTLATCPRPHPRPPAMGHSRRPPPGSPRA; from the exons ATGTATCTCT GTGGTGTGGTGCTCTTCACTCACTCAGTGGCTGATAAACACTCTCAGTATCTTCCCGTCGAGATTAATTGTGTCACTTCTCTT agagagagagagagtcaccccACCACCTCCAGATGTCGCTTGAGTTTGTTTACGAAAGCAACAGGtgacttcttccctctctctccctctcaccacacctctcaccacacccaccacacccccGCCACG GTGGTCGGTGGAGCAGCCGCCTGTCTGGCCTCCTGCACGCCCTCCACACCCCTCCGCACGCCCGCACACCCCCTGCgccctcggtcgcctactgtgCCGCCGCCCACGACTCCCCGCAGCCTGCCACCCACGCCACCGCCATCGCCAGCAGCGTCCACCCTTGCGACCTGCCCCAGGCCTCACCCACGCCCTCCAGCCATGGGTCACTCACGCCGCCCTCCACCGGGGAGTCCCCGCGCCTGA